The segment cgtggcagtattttgaatttgagtgcagtaaccgttttggccacattcttacatacagcgcctttaaaatgtgtgtgacgcatctgtgttttcacagacatggatgtaaattatAAGataaacttgactggtgtgcggaggcatacaaccctggggcagtaattctagtttcatCTACCACTTCAGTGTTTGCAGTTATGAACGTGCTACTTTTAACTGCTTACTTATTCTTTCACCTGGTGCATGTCTTACCGCAAAGActcatgtgtatgtatgtgtactccctgtgttgttgttttctttttttgtctaaaaGGTCTAAGGATGCTACATAGTGGTGGATGGACACACACTAAGAACCAGAAGTGGAAAAAAGCTGTCAAAGGTCTGTGTTTTTGGAAGCAACAGTTCACTTGAAGGGGCCTAAAATTTAAGTCTTTCAGTAATTCTGTAGTTtgtaatttcctgttttttaaacctttttggGTCCAATTTACACTTTTTCTTTAAGGGCCAAGTGTGAACAAGACATTGAATCAAGGCATGCCAGAGAAATGTGCCACGACGTCAAAACGGGCAAAAAGGAGGAAAGCAAATAGAAAACTGAGGGGAGTGACTAATACTGTATTCAAGGTAAGCCTGCCTCTTACCAAAGGTTCAGTGCTGCTGGAGAGGACCTCCGTCAGCAAGGACAGCCTCTCTGTGACATCTGGATACTCACCTTCACGGGACTTAGATCTCAGTCCCCCGCCAGAGTCCCTGTCAGAGGACTGTGAGTTGGACTGTGACAGTGAATCATTTGCAGTTAACCAGGCTGTGCACACCTCACAACTTCAGCAAGACATCTATGGTGGACATGAGGACACTTATCAATACATGGAGCCGGAAAGGAACTTCACAGTCACTCAGTATCAAGAGGTGGATGGTTGTTCCAGTGACAACGAATACTTTGAGCAGTCAGACAGAACTGGAACAAAATATCAAAAGATGTGTGGGGACGATTATTACAACAGACAGCACGGTTCTCAAGAAAGTTCAAGTAAGAGGTTTTACAAAGAGTGGCAAACTGAAGGCTCCCAGACAGAAAACAAGTGGCTGTCACCTGCTGCATCGCACACTGAGAACTGGCCATCTTGTAACTCCTCCTACAGACATGAGGCAGGTGGCACTGAGCAGTGGTACAATCCAACTACACAGAGTATAGTTGCCACAAGAGTGtcaagagaggagagacagaacaAGATAAGCTCACACGCTACTCAACAGTATTACCAACAACAACCCAAAAATCAGTACATGATACAAGCTCATACAAGCCTTCAGCGAGGCAGTGTGGGTCAGTATGGTTTGTCTGATGAACTGGATGCTCATGCAGATCCTGCTAGGATCTACATGCATCATCGTGCAGGAGATTCCCTTGGTCACAGTGGCAGTATTGCACCAGAACCAAGAGTGCGGTTTCTTGATAATGAACAGAGACAATTGCAAACATACATGGAGTTCACCACTGGTCCTGTCCAGACAGCTCAACAAAGCTATATGACACAATCTACAGCCCATCAAGCCATCCAGTATAGCCATAGTGTGATGTCTAACCCCAATTACAATATTGGACCTAGGACAAACTCTGACCAGCGCTTCCCTCATCCACTAAACAGTGGTGGTGGACGTGGCGGTGGTGTGTCCCAATCAAATACTTTCATCCCACCTGGGCAAGCTCCGGGTTATGCACCTCACTCTGATTGTAATTTCCGAGCCACTGGTTTTTCAGATTTGAGGACTTCAGGAAGTTCAGGTGGAACAACTCCATTTATGTTTGAATATCCCAAATTTTGATTCTGCATACATTACCACACTTGACCGAGACCAGATTTCTACTGAAGGGACTTGCAAGCTCATTTAATGAAATCACACTCAGATGGTGCAGCCCTGGTTCTAATTCTGCCCTGgcatattttttgttgttgttgttcctcTGAAATGAacgagttgttttttttttattatctcagAATGATGACTCAAGAATATTGGGGATAATTACATCATTTAAAGTGAAACATACTGGCATTCGTGTATTTCTAGGTGTAACATGCACACTAACCAAGTGAGGATGAGTAACTTGCTCAGTATAAAAACTTCAAActttttttccagtgttgtATAAGTTGTTTTGGTTCAGAGcagcaacaaagaaataaaagttGTCAATCACACTGAAGCTGTGGTTTGTAGCTGTCAGTAATTGATGAACTACTACTAATACTACAAATAGctactttttttatttcctttgagCCAATATGTCAAATGTGACTGTATTTATGTACAAGCTGTGCCAAAATAACTCCAAAGAAGAATTCATTTTAGATTGCATTAGATGTGTGATGGTTGTTATGTTTGTGCTTAAATGGATTTTCTAAACCTTTGAAGAGAAATGTTAATGCGATAAAACAATATACTGCTTTCCTAATtgtattacagtaaaaatgGCTGAGGTTGTTTCTATGATGTTTGGATGACctctttttggttattttgtgacCATTAAAGATAGTATATTTATGTTGAATATGTCCATGTGTTATGGAATGCTACTGATATTGACTCTAAgtttccaaaaacaaaacttggGAAATGATACAAATGATTAATCTCCTTCTCTTTGGAAATATAAGGCTCTGTAACATCAGTATATGTTGTATGTTTACATTGGCAGCTGTTGTAACAATGCAAATATCTAATGCTGTGGTGCATAATAAAGTTTTGTAAACATCTCTTAAGTTTGGCATTGAGGAGGTGGAATTGTGACTGTTGTGTCCTACTTACATAAACCTATTGACCGTGTTAGTAATTACTTATAGTAGACTGACAGGAAATGTAGGATGGTCAAGGATTTGCTTTCTTTGATTTGAAATGATTGAATGAAAATTTTAAGATTGAATTTCACATCATGAACGGTGGAGAGGGTTGGCTGTAGTAGAGATTTGAGCCGCAGTATATATGTCTTCAAAACCTCAGCTTGAGTCAGATTCAACAAGGAATTTCATCCTCAGACATCAGGAGAAACCACAAACGTACTTTTAGTGACCAGTAAAACAAGAGAGGATGATCTCTTTACAATATAAAGTCAATTCACCATTTGGAAACACAGGAAGGTCAAGAAGAGGTTTCAAGAGAGTAAGACTCTCTAAGACTTCTCAGCGAAACTGAATGAACAAGTAGGATCTAATCTCTGATCCACACATTGAAGTAGATGGGCACAGCAATGTACCTGCTATGCTGGTTGCCAACCACCGTTAAAACCTCCAAAGAAGAAGATGACTGCTGTGCCACTTGTCAGTGTATACAGCTGTATTATGGGGAATATTATCcccctgagacccgaacttttgtttggcgtacatttttaatttctcctagctatttgggatcagtaggacctgataagtataaaaactaaacattgtcaatgataataaagtcccaatgtcctcaaaaaagacaacaataaagtcccaatgtttTCCCAATGAGTTCTTCCTGATTAACAGCGTCTtggcttgttactgttgcttaaATTGGTCAGTCTTTTTGTCCTGGATTTCACACTTCTGTAGCGGAAGTGTAAAAAGACTGTGGTTGGGGTGTGTACATTTAGGGAGAGATTATTGTCCCGACACCAGGCCACCAGTTCTGCTGCCTGTCTTCTGTATGTCTCTACCCCATCAGTGATCAGCCCAATGACTGTAGTGTCATCTGCAAATTTTATGATGCTGATATTGGTCTGGGAGGCCACACAATCATACATGAAGAGGGTGTACAGCAGGGGGCTTAGCACACAGCCCTGGGGGGTCCCTGTGCTTATAGTTCTTATTCCTGATGTATGGTTCCCAACTCTGACTGATAGAAAATTCAGCACCCAGGCACAGAGGGAGGGTATCAGTGCGAGGGTGAGGAGCTTTTGAGAGTCTTTGTGGTATGACTGTGTTGAATGCCCAGCTGTAGTTAATAACAGGactaactgaagaaaagcaCAGTATTACATTGGGCAGTCTACTTGGACAGGCATCAAGGAATATAGGTAAGCTACTGTTTAACTGATGAAGAGTGACAGGAATAACAGAGAGAAATTTACtcctcttttttattgttttgctctGTTTGATGGTAATCTGCTGTACCACGCTCCAgtccagtaggtggcggtaagGCGCCTGAAAGTTGGTTTGCTAACCGCCATTAAAATCAAAGAAGAAGCAGACCGCTGTGGTTGCTTTGCCTGGAGCCGCACCACAACACTACTGAGAGGACGGCTGCAGCGAATTAACATCAACAACCCCGGTCAGTTTTTACATAGGAGGAGGAAGCGTGTGTCGTCTAATGTGGATGGCTAAAATTTCTGTAGTGATTGGCTAACGCGGCAGACAACACATCTGGGGGACACGTTAAAGCTGCCTCTCCCAGT is part of the Epinephelus moara isolate mb chromosome 22, YSFRI_EMoa_1.0, whole genome shotgun sequence genome and harbors:
- the LOC126383702 gene encoding uncharacterized protein LOC126383702; the protein is MQPAEAQTGVSTKSQLFDSLKAYLNNPNRLQPIIGLGSIIECVKAGTHNTEVLYLCEVCVCRLSKADMRNHIMGSLHRYNYIKAWHPHLVSEWKEKTDLSKLARPLMEMAKILEGKEGPGDVQWLEAEDAVYQKLATHSENDAVTLITILRDGQGERESHSETVSMQQQQHYPIQSQRIVLLSQNPDTLKTTAKTNKTIAFIKSENWLKNTSPEPSVLSDYGNSFLDGYAGTKPLIGLFRMVECRSEDGYTHCFLCHCCRIRSNKMDIIDHLTTSSHVVNYLMETYPEQVEVMMADTDDSNQLLQSLAKRVEREEGRGEPKVVNAPESLCILMTGKSYHWCLRMLHSGGWTHTKNQKWKKAVKGPSVNKTLNQGMPEKCATTSKRAKRRKANRKLRGVTNTVFKVSLPLTKGSVLLERTSVSKDSLSVTSGYSPSRDLDLSPPPESLSEDCELDCDSESFAVNQAVHTSQLQQDIYGGHEDTYQYMEPERNFTVTQYQEVDGCSSDNEYFEQSDRTGTKYQKMCGDDYYNRQHGSQESSSKRFYKEWQTEGSQTENKWLSPAASHTENWPSCNSSYRHEAGGTEQWYNPTTQSIVATRVSREERQNKISSHATQQYYQQQPKNQYMIQAHTSLQRGSVGQYGLSDELDAHADPARIYMHHRAGDSLGHSGSIAPEPRVRFLDNEQRQLQTYMEFTTGPVQTAQQSYMTQSTAHQAIQYSHSVMSNPNYNIGPRTNSDQRFPHPLNSGGGRGGGVSQSNTFIPPGQAPGYAPHSDCNFRATGFSDLRTSGSSGGTTPFMFEYPKF